One part of the Ranitomeya imitator isolate aRanImi1 chromosome 10, aRanImi1.pri, whole genome shotgun sequence genome encodes these proteins:
- the HES4 gene encoding transcription factor HES-4, with protein sequence MPADSMEKPTASPIAGAPANSAQTPDKPKSASEHRKSSKPIMEKRRRARINESLGQLKTLILDALKKDSSRHSKLEKADILEMTVKHLRNLQRVQMTAALTADPSVLGKYRAGFNECMNEVTRFLSTCEGVNTEVRTRLLGHLSSCLGQIVAMNYQQPPPSSQALHVQLPSAPVASAPVPMPCKMSSAEAVSPKVFQGGFQLVPATDGQFAFLIPNPAYASSPGPVIPLYANGSVTSGGAQAPSPVQGLTTFSHKMSHLSQSVSPLGVSTGPDAVESVWRPW encoded by the exons atgcctGCCGACAGCATGGAGAAACCCACCGCTTCCCCTATTGCGGGGGCACCGGCCAACTCTGCCCAGACCCCGGATAAACCGAAGAGTGCCAGCGAGCACAGAAAG TCATCCAAGCCGATCATGGAGAAGCGCAGGAGGGCTCGGATCAACGAGAGCCTGGGGCAGCTGAAGACCCTCATCCTGGACGCGCTCAAGAAGGAT AGCTCCAGACATTCCAAGTTGGAGAAGGCTGACATCCTAGAAATGACGGTCAAACACTTGAGGAACTTGCAAAGAGTCCAAATGACAG CGGCTCTCACTGCTGACCCCTCAGTCCTTGGAAAGTACAGAGCTGGATTCAACGAGTGCATGAATGAAGTCACCCGCTTCCTCTCCACCTGTGAAGGGGTGAACACGGAGGTCAGGACGCGTCTTCTCGGCCATCTCTCCAGCTGCTTGGGTCAAATCGTGGCTATGAATTACCAGCAGCCGCCTCCATCCAGCCAAGCCTTGCATGTCCAGCTGCCCTCGGCGCCAGTGGCCTCCGCTCCGGTGCCCATGCCCTGCAAAATGAGCTCTGCGGAGGCCGTGTCGCCCAAGGTCTTCCAGGGAGGTTTCCAGCTGGTCCCGGCCACTGATGGACAATTTGCCTTCCTCATCCCCAACCCAGCTTACGCCTCCAGCCCTGGACCCGTCATCCCTCTTTACGCCAATGGAAGTGTCACGTCCGGTGGTGCTCAAGCCCCATCTCCAGTGCAAGGACTCACTACCTTCAGCCACAAGATGAGCCACCTGTCACAGTCCGTGAGCCCGCTGGGGGTCAGCACCGGCCCGGACGCCGTGGAGTCCGTCTGGAGACCCTGGTGA